In one window of Candidatus Neomarinimicrobiota bacterium DNA:
- a CDS encoding glycosyltransferase family 2 protein: MIKVSIIIPHYNGRDILKDCLDSLRQSTYPHREILLVDNGSTDGSLEMVEKEYPQVHIIRNKVNLGFAGGCNVGITHATGEYLLILNNDTIHDPGWIEPMVQWLDTHPLAATVMPKILSYNRRDRFDYSGAAGGFMDYYGYPFARGRLFDYLETDQGQYDTPMEIFWSSGTAFMVRKKALDESGLFDETFFAHMEEIDLHWRFHLLGWSAYCIPDSVIWHHSGWTLPPDSYRKKYLNHRNNLMMLLANYSVLSLLWIAPIRFLLDFMSGGFALIRGDFKRIGALFVAYTWLLCHLPYLVKKHRKHQSLRKIRDTQIRKKMIPFPIPLSVYLSGKRKFTDIIKSKNSTL; the protein is encoded by the coding sequence ATGATCAAAGTCAGTATCATTATTCCCCATTATAACGGCCGGGATATTTTGAAAGATTGTCTGGACTCTCTAAGGCAGTCTACCTATCCCCACCGAGAGATTCTTCTTGTGGATAACGGATCCACTGATGGCAGCCTTGAGATGGTTGAAAAGGAGTATCCTCAAGTACATATCATCCGAAATAAAGTGAACCTGGGATTTGCCGGAGGATGCAATGTGGGCATTACTCATGCCACAGGGGAATATCTTTTAATTTTAAATAATGACACAATCCATGATCCGGGCTGGATCGAACCAATGGTTCAATGGCTTGATACTCATCCTCTCGCAGCCACTGTGATGCCTAAAATTCTTTCTTACAACCGCCGGGATCGTTTTGACTATTCGGGGGCTGCCGGTGGATTTATGGATTATTACGGCTATCCTTTTGCCAGGGGCAGACTTTTTGATTATCTGGAAACAGATCAGGGACAATACGACACACCCATGGAAATATTCTGGTCCAGCGGGACCGCTTTTATGGTTCGGAAAAAAGCGTTGGACGAGAGCGGGCTGTTTGACGAAACCTTTTTTGCCCACATGGAGGAAATTGATCTGCACTGGCGCTTCCATTTGCTGGGCTGGTCTGCATATTGTATCCCCGATTCTGTCATCTGGCACCACTCGGGATGGACACTGCCTCCCGACTCCTACCGGAAAAAGTACCTGAATCACCGGAATAATCTCATGATGCTTTTGGCCAATTATTCAGTGCTTTCCCTGCTTTGGATTGCACCAATCCGTTTCCTTTTGGATTTTATGTCCGGAGGTTTTGCCCTGATCAGGGGGGATTTTAAAAGGATTGGTGCACTTTTTGTGGCATATACCTGGCTTTTGTGCCATCTTCCTTACCTGGTGAAGAAACACCGGAAGCATCAGTCTTTGAGAAAGATCCGTGACACTCAGATTCGAAAGAAAATGATCCCGTTTCCCATCCCCCTGAGCGTTTATCTTTCGGGGAAAAGAAAATTTACCGATATCATTAAATCGAAGAATTCAACCTTGTGA
- a CDS encoding DUF2723 domain-containing protein, producing the protein MTKDKTKFWLGLVALLGSFLVYFRTMAPTLSFWDCGEFIATSYIMGVPHPPGSPIFLLLGRIFTMIPLNPDIGWRMNLMSPIASAGAVLLLYLIIIQFSRFFVDKDQNGKKQWIIYLSAFIGAMTFAFTTSQWFNAVESEVYAMSTFFTAIVVWLVLKWNEADEHHAHGERYLILIAYLIGLAIGVHMLNLLALPFIALIIYFRYKEFKWGPLILLAAVTGLYFVIINTGIIRGTARLALLMGINPAAISFPLAILVILLVIFLAFLMFKSLLKNYISAWKWTQIALIGLALITIGYSSYETIFIRSLKNPNIDENDPESIRQAVAYLEREQYGDITTDRIARWRESPNRNQYSGPWDFFWKYQVKKMYIRYFNWQFIGRTGDQLDPSKLWGIPFLVGWFGMFYHFMRDRNRALSVMALFFMTGLAIIIYLNQPDPQPRERDYSYVGSFFAFSIWIGLGVYGILNWVDRLKNKKVKSWLVPATAVVLLLVLPVNMLRANYKEHNRHGNYVASDYAYNLLNSVAPNGIIFTNGDNDTFPLWYMQEVEKVRTDVRVVNLSLLNTPWYILQLKHNEPKLDIPLPDKQIEQMTVIPWKSRKMSIEVPEELNPKGEITWRMDPGYRDMGLRVQDQMIYILARAAAWKRPVYFAVTVPDNNRIGLGEYLSMEGLSMRLHPKKVPHVDPDKIYDNFTQTYRFRNLANPDVFLNNNIKRLMQNYRTCAMQAVMAFLEKGEKEKAGHLLDFLEEKIPEENIPIYHPELMLQMGRLYLETGDTSEMLERVERYINRDNLGYNEYFNAAQVYYMDLQDYDKAASVMENAYFLRPRDARTVGMLALIYREAEKYDQALELLDRWLSDVAPGDPNAIQMKEQIMKLKEEQTTQE; encoded by the coding sequence ATGACAAAAGATAAGACGAAATTCTGGTTGGGACTGGTTGCCCTTCTTGGATCATTTTTGGTGTATTTTAGAACTATGGCTCCCACTCTTTCTTTCTGGGATTGCGGGGAGTTCATTGCCACATCCTATATTATGGGTGTGCCTCATCCACCCGGAAGTCCGATTTTTCTCCTTTTAGGACGTATCTTTACCATGATTCCCCTGAATCCGGATATCGGATGGCGGATGAATCTTATGTCTCCCATAGCTTCTGCCGGTGCCGTGCTTCTCTTATATCTGATTATCATTCAATTCAGCCGATTCTTTGTAGATAAAGATCAGAACGGAAAAAAACAGTGGATCATTTATCTCAGTGCTTTCATCGGCGCCATGACTTTTGCTTTTACAACCAGTCAATGGTTTAATGCCGTGGAATCCGAAGTGTATGCCATGAGTACCTTTTTTACGGCAATTGTTGTGTGGCTTGTGCTGAAATGGAATGAAGCCGATGAGCATCATGCCCATGGGGAGCGGTATCTTATACTCATTGCTTACTTGATCGGACTGGCTATCGGTGTTCACATGCTGAATCTTCTGGCTCTCCCCTTCATTGCCTTGATTATCTATTTCCGGTATAAAGAATTCAAATGGGGACCGCTAATTCTCCTGGCGGCTGTTACGGGACTTTATTTTGTGATCATCAACACGGGAATTATCCGGGGAACGGCCCGTCTTGCCCTGCTTATGGGTATCAATCCCGCCGCAATCTCATTTCCCCTGGCTATCTTAGTCATCCTCCTGGTCATTTTTCTTGCATTTCTCATGTTCAAATCACTCCTGAAAAATTACATCTCAGCCTGGAAATGGACCCAGATTGCCCTGATAGGTCTGGCCCTGATAACCATCGGATACTCTTCCTATGAAACCATTTTTATTCGATCCCTGAAAAACCCCAATATTGACGAAAACGATCCCGAATCGATACGCCAGGCCGTTGCCTACCTGGAGCGGGAACAGTACGGAGATATCACAACAGACCGTATCGCCCGCTGGCGCGAATCCCCAAACCGGAATCAATACTCCGGTCCCTGGGACTTTTTCTGGAAATACCAGGTAAAAAAAATGTATATCCGTTATTTTAATTGGCAATTTATCGGGCGGACCGGAGATCAGCTGGATCCTTCAAAATTATGGGGAATTCCTTTTCTTGTGGGATGGTTCGGCATGTTTTACCACTTTATGCGGGACCGGAACAGGGCCTTATCGGTTATGGCTCTCTTTTTTATGACCGGTCTTGCCATTATCATCTACCTGAACCAACCCGATCCCCAACCCCGTGAACGGGATTACTCCTATGTGGGTTCCTTTTTTGCCTTTTCCATCTGGATTGGTCTGGGTGTTTACGGGATACTCAATTGGGTGGATAGACTGAAAAACAAGAAAGTAAAGTCCTGGCTGGTACCCGCCACGGCTGTGGTTCTTCTGCTGGTCCTTCCGGTGAATATGCTCCGGGCCAACTATAAAGAACATAACCGGCATGGCAATTATGTGGCTTCGGATTATGCCTATAATTTGCTGAATTCCGTGGCACCCAACGGCATTATTTTTACAAACGGGGATAATGACACCTTTCCCCTCTGGTATATGCAGGAGGTGGAAAAAGTCCGCACGGATGTCAGGGTTGTCAACCTGAGTCTTTTGAATACTCCCTGGTATATTCTTCAGCTCAAACATAATGAACCTAAGCTGGATATCCCCCTGCCGGATAAGCAGATCGAGCAGATGACGGTAATCCCCTGGAAATCCCGTAAAATGTCCATTGAAGTTCCGGAGGAATTGAATCCCAAAGGGGAAATTACCTGGCGTATGGATCCGGGCTACCGGGATATGGGTCTGCGGGTACAGGATCAGATGATTTATATTCTGGCCCGTGCTGCCGCCTGGAAACGCCCCGTCTATTTTGCCGTTACCGTCCCTGATAACAACCGTATCGGCCTTGGAGAGTATCTCTCCATGGAAGGACTTTCTATGCGGCTCCATCCCAAAAAAGTTCCCCATGTGGATCCGGATAAAATCTATGATAACTTTACCCAAACGTACCGGTTCCGTAATCTTGCCAATCCCGATGTGTTCCTGAACAACAACATCAAACGGCTTATGCAGAATTACAGGACCTGCGCCATGCAGGCCGTCATGGCATTTCTTGAAAAAGGGGAAAAGGAAAAAGCCGGACATCTGCTTGATTTCCTTGAGGAAAAAATCCCGGAAGAAAATATTCCCATATATCATCCTGAACTCATGCTTCAGATGGGAAGACTGTATCTCGAAACCGGTGATACGTCTGAAATGCTGGAACGGGTTGAACGGTATATTAACCGGGATAACCTGGGGTATAACGAGTATTTCAATGCCGCCCAGGTTTACTATATGGATTTACAGGATTATGATAAAGCTGCATCCGTCATGGAAAATGCCTATTTCCTTCGTCCCCGGGATGCCAGAACCGTGGGAATGCTGGCGCTGATTTACCGGGAAGCCGAAAAATACGATCAGGCCCTGGAATTGCTTGATCGTTGGTTGAGCGATGTAGCACCGGGAGACCCCAATGCTATCCAAATGAAAGAACAGATCATGAAATTAAAAGAAGAACAAACCACTCAGGAATAA
- the recG gene encoding ATP-dependent DNA helicase RecG: MHPFLDQNVGKVPYIGHARETILNDMGITTVEDLLSYFPRRYLDRTTVKSIGNLVTGEECTVVGEVVNSVLQQHRRRKILHVTLRDATGYMTLNWFQGYQWIQKILKPGETISVSGKVDFFRGHTMTHPDFDFVDRDQLNTGMLVPVYPLTQELRKRGLNSRVFRRIFYRLFKQCPPQLPDPLPDNVLNNIRILPYRDALYQMHFPDDEASLKRGWFRFKFQELFMLQLLLAIKKKTIREQKSPYVCSHAGELIHKLYHSLPFDLTQAQKRVIREIYEDLRSGYIMNRLLQGDVGSGKTLVAAAAAAIMIDNGFQTAIMAPTEILANQHYKNFNQLFMPLNIPVALLTGRLSTVQKRESLTHIANGQTPIVIGTHALIQEGVNFKKLGFVVVDEQHRFGVDQRGMLIKKGLNPHVLSMTATPIPRTLSLTLYGDMDVSILDEMPPGRKTVRTRVVSPGGLARAYDFIRKEVRKGRQVYVIYPLISESEKMDLKAAEAGFEELRNVIFPDLKVALLHGKTPSREKEAVMKDFKEGKIHILVSTTVIEVGVDVPNAGIMMIENAERFGLTQLHQLRGRVGRGAEQSYCLLVNRKNTEQGNTRLRILEKSSDGFEIAESDLQLRGPGEFFSARQHGDSGLKIADLVSDMPVMIKARKEAFNLVDKDPQILLPRHKTLRDFFLKHYRDKLDYATIG; this comes from the coding sequence GTGCATCCCTTTTTAGATCAGAATGTTGGAAAAGTCCCTTATATCGGTCATGCCCGGGAAACGATTCTCAATGACATGGGCATAACGACCGTTGAGGATTTGTTATCCTATTTTCCACGCCGTTACCTGGATAGGACTACAGTCAAAAGCATCGGAAATCTGGTGACCGGTGAAGAATGCACTGTGGTGGGCGAAGTGGTGAACAGCGTTCTCCAGCAGCACAGGCGCCGGAAAATTCTCCATGTAACACTACGAGATGCTACGGGCTATATGACCCTGAACTGGTTCCAGGGATATCAGTGGATTCAGAAAATACTCAAGCCCGGGGAGACTATTTCCGTCAGCGGTAAGGTGGATTTTTTCCGCGGCCACACCATGACCCACCCGGATTTTGATTTTGTGGACCGGGATCAGTTGAACACCGGTATGCTGGTGCCGGTCTATCCTTTGACTCAGGAACTGCGAAAACGCGGACTCAATTCACGGGTCTTTCGAAGAATTTTCTACAGGCTCTTTAAGCAGTGTCCACCTCAATTGCCTGATCCCCTTCCCGATAATGTTCTCAACAATATCCGGATTTTACCCTATCGGGATGCCCTGTACCAAATGCACTTTCCTGACGATGAAGCTTCCCTGAAAAGAGGGTGGTTCCGCTTCAAGTTCCAGGAATTATTCATGCTCCAACTGCTCCTCGCCATCAAGAAAAAAACCATCCGGGAGCAGAAGAGTCCCTATGTATGTTCACATGCCGGCGAATTGATTCACAAACTCTATCATTCCCTGCCTTTTGATTTAACACAAGCGCAAAAACGGGTAATCCGGGAAATCTATGAGGATTTACGCTCAGGTTACATCATGAACCGCCTGCTGCAGGGGGATGTGGGCAGCGGGAAAACACTGGTTGCCGCTGCTGCTGCTGCCATTATGATTGATAACGGTTTCCAGACTGCTATCATGGCACCCACCGAAATCCTGGCGAATCAGCATTACAAAAATTTTAACCAGCTTTTTATGCCCCTGAATATACCTGTTGCTCTACTGACAGGTCGCCTGAGTACTGTCCAAAAGAGGGAAAGCCTGACTCATATTGCCAACGGGCAGACTCCCATTGTCATTGGAACCCATGCTTTAATTCAGGAGGGAGTAAATTTTAAGAAATTGGGTTTTGTGGTGGTGGATGAACAACATCGATTTGGAGTGGATCAACGGGGAATGCTGATTAAAAAGGGACTGAACCCTCATGTACTATCCATGACGGCTACTCCCATCCCGCGAACCCTCTCGCTAACCCTCTATGGCGATATGGATGTGTCCATCCTTGATGAAATGCCGCCTGGCCGTAAAACAGTAAGGACAAGAGTGGTATCTCCCGGCGGATTGGCACGGGCCTATGATTTTATCCGGAAAGAAGTCCGAAAAGGTCGGCAGGTTTATGTGATTTATCCCCTGATCAGTGAAAGCGAAAAAATGGATCTGAAAGCTGCCGAAGCCGGGTTTGAGGAATTACGGAATGTCATCTTTCCCGATTTGAAGGTTGCCCTCCTTCACGGAAAAACACCTTCCCGGGAAAAAGAAGCCGTGATGAAGGATTTTAAGGAGGGGAAAATCCATATTCTGGTATCCACGACAGTTATTGAAGTTGGAGTGGATGTCCCCAATGCCGGCATCATGATGATTGAAAACGCCGAACGGTTTGGTCTCACCCAGCTTCATCAGCTCCGGGGACGGGTAGGGCGTGGAGCCGAGCAAAGCTATTGTCTTTTGGTGAACCGGAAAAATACCGAACAGGGGAATACCCGTCTTCGCATTCTGGAGAAAAGCTCAGATGGTTTTGAAATTGCAGAATCGGATTTACAACTGCGGGGCCCCGGGGAATTTTTCAGTGCACGGCAACATGGAGATTCAGGATTAAAGATTGCCGATCTGGTCAGCGATATGCCAGTGATGATTAAAGCCCGGAAAGAAGCTTTTAACCTGGTGGATAAAGACCCTCAAATCCTACTGCCCCGGCACAAAACCCTCCGGGATTTCTTTTTGAAACATTACAGGGATAAATTAGATTATGCCACCATTGGATAA